The genomic region CCACGTGTGATGGGAAGACAGTCCCCATTCAAGCTGGAGATAGCGTTCTAGTGCCGCCCACAGGCACCCACATGATTGAGAATACTGGCTCTGATCGCCTATATGCGCTCTGTATTATGGTGCCCAACGAAGACTTTGCTGAGCTAATCCGCAGTGGAGTGCCAGTGGAACTCGATGAAGAAGACTTGGCTGTGCTGCGACGATCGCCTCTGTTAACACCCTGTTAATCACTGCCTGCAACTATCCACATACTTGTAATCGCTGTAAGACTTGAATACAATCCGCTAGCAAAGCCGCTTGGTTCTCGATCGTTAGCACTGGAACATGCAGGAACAGGCAATCTGTAGCTGGGTTATGCATCCGCAAATACTTCAGGAGATTGCAGTATAAGCCATTGCAGACAAACGTACCCGCATGATGACTTACCTCGGT from Cyanobacteriota bacterium harbors:
- a CDS encoding cupin domain-containing protein, with the protein product MTAQQCVIPIVKSPKDYQAFRISPQDTNRLAIVFDPSHAHQSLTICVEIFDVGGKTPPNRHQLAVEMFFVLKGTGLATCDGKTVPIQAGDSVLVPPTGTHMIENTGSDRLYALCIMVPNEDFAELIRSGVPVELDEEDLAVLRRSPLLTPC